The Buttiauxella selenatireducens genome has a window encoding:
- a CDS encoding YdgA family protein encodes MKKSLVAVGVIVALGVVWTGTAWYTGKQLEGRMAEMVGNANAVLKKASPEAGLTLSYQDYHRGLFHSSMQLVIKPTAGMTSAILKPDQSIVFNEIIDHGPFPFAQLKKFNLLPSMASVHTTLVNNPTTKPLFDITKGLSFIDAQTRIGYSGDTSSDIDLLPLDYVKGEEKVAFSGGQFKADVDGKGDKISIRGEAQSGLVNTSNEYGQHVQMTFNGIKTEGDSSRSEFIERIGSQKASIEKLAISVEGKEMAVVEGLSINAKSELQEDKKHLSGQIDYTLNSLKVQNQDIGSGKLTLKIGNLDGAAVQEFSNKYNAESQKLLADPATAQNPEAYQQQIVELFAANLPLLLKGDPVITVAPLSWKNAKGESSFNLSLFLKDPALTTTEPTTPEEQLNRVVKSLDSKLVIPVDMATAFMTQVAQLEGYQPAEAAKLAEQQIKGLAAMGQMFRVTTMEDNKVVSSLQYANGQVTLNGQKMPLSDLLGMFGMPGIDDQSAPAPELEAPATPATPAVPQQ; translated from the coding sequence ATGAAAAAATCACTGGTTGCTGTAGGTGTCATTGTGGCTTTGGGTGTGGTGTGGACGGGCACAGCCTGGTACACCGGTAAACAGCTTGAAGGCCGCATGGCGGAGATGGTGGGTAATGCTAACGCCGTATTGAAAAAAGCCTCGCCAGAAGCAGGTTTAACGCTAAGCTACCAGGACTATCATCGTGGTCTATTCCATAGCTCAATGCAGCTGGTTATCAAACCCACTGCGGGAATGACCAGTGCGATTCTCAAGCCTGATCAAAGCATCGTTTTCAATGAAATCATCGATCATGGCCCGTTCCCCTTCGCACAGCTGAAAAAATTCAATCTGCTGCCGTCCATGGCATCCGTTCATACCACGCTTGTGAACAATCCGACGACTAAACCTTTGTTTGATATTACTAAAGGCCTGTCGTTTATCGATGCGCAAACGCGTATCGGCTATAGCGGTGATACCTCTTCAGATATCGATTTGCTGCCACTGGACTACGTTAAAGGCGAAGAGAAAGTCGCTTTCAGCGGTGGTCAGTTCAAAGCGGATGTCGATGGCAAGGGTGACAAAATTTCCATTCGCGGTGAAGCACAAAGCGGCCTGGTAAATACCAGCAATGAGTATGGCCAGCATGTGCAGATGACCTTTAATGGCATCAAAACCGAAGGCGATAGCAGCCGTAGCGAATTTATCGAGCGTATTGGTAGCCAAAAAGCGTCTATCGAAAAACTCGCCATTTCCGTTGAAGGCAAAGAAATGGCCGTTGTGGAAGGCTTAAGTATCAATGCCAAATCCGAATTGCAGGAAGATAAAAAGCATCTTTCCGGCCAAATTGATTACACCCTGAACTCACTAAAAGTGCAGAACCAGGATATTGGCAGCGGCAAATTAACGTTAAAAATCGGTAACCTCGATGGCGCAGCGGTTCAGGAATTCAGCAATAAGTACAATGCTGAGTCGCAAAAACTGCTGGCAGACCCTGCAACCGCACAGAATCCAGAAGCTTATCAGCAGCAAATTGTCGAACTGTTTGCCGCTAACCTGCCTCTGCTGTTGAAAGGGGATCCGGTGATCACCGTGGCACCATTAAGCTGGAAGAATGCAAAAGGTGAAAGTAGCTTTAATCTTTCGCTGTTCCTGAAAGACCCTGCCCTGACGACGACCGAGCCAACCACGCCGGAAGAGCAACTGAACCGTGTCGTGAAATCGCTGGATAGCAAACTGGTTATCCCAGTGGATATGGCAACTGCGTTTATGACTCAGGTAGCCCAGCTTGAAGGCTACCAGCCAGCCGAAGCCGCTAAACTTGCTGAACAGCAAATCAAAGGCCTGGCTGCGATGGGGCAAATGTTCCGTGTGACCACAATGGAAGACAACAAAGTGGTTTCCAGCCTGCAATACGCGAATGGCCAGGTAACGCTGAATGGGCAAAAAATGCCGCTAAGTGATTTACTGGGTATGTTCGGCATGCCAGGCATCGACGATCAATCCGCTCCAGCGCCAGAACTGGAAGCGCCTGCAACTCCTGCTACGCCAGCAGTACCGCAGCAGTAA
- a CDS encoding Mal regulon transcriptional regulator MalI, protein MTTQEKKITINEVAEAAGVSVTTVSLVLSGKGRISPATGMRVNEAIEKLGFVRNRQAVSLRGGQSGVIGLIVRDLCNPFYAELTAGLTDELEKQGKLLFLTQSGGQGQHMQRCFETLVSQGVDGVIVAGAAGQGADMRTVAEQKNLPLVFVSRASYLDDADIIRPDNMQASQLVTEHLIKRGHQRIAWLGGDGSSLTRAERVGGYCATLLKYGLPFHSEWIIECEPSQKKAADAITTLLQHNPTITAVLCHNSTVAMGAWFGLLRAGRQSGEGSIDSYYDQHVALAAFAEVMDDELDDLPLTWVSTPAREIGRSAGQRILKRVQNDNEEVRSQIMPARLVVRKS, encoded by the coding sequence ATGACGACTCAGGAAAAGAAAATCACCATAAATGAGGTTGCTGAAGCGGCTGGGGTATCTGTTACCACGGTTTCTCTGGTACTCAGTGGCAAAGGGCGCATCTCCCCGGCGACAGGAATGCGTGTGAACGAAGCCATAGAAAAGCTGGGATTTGTACGTAACCGGCAAGCCGTCTCTTTGCGTGGCGGCCAAAGTGGCGTTATTGGCTTGATCGTGCGCGATCTGTGCAATCCTTTCTATGCAGAACTGACTGCGGGCCTGACTGATGAGCTGGAAAAACAGGGGAAATTGCTCTTTCTGACACAAAGCGGCGGTCAGGGCCAGCATATGCAGCGCTGCTTTGAGACACTGGTTTCACAGGGCGTGGACGGCGTGATTGTGGCTGGCGCGGCAGGACAGGGCGCGGATATGCGTACGGTTGCGGAACAAAAAAATCTGCCGCTGGTCTTTGTCTCGCGAGCCAGTTATCTCGACGATGCCGATATTATCAGGCCGGACAACATGCAAGCCTCGCAGCTAGTGACGGAGCACCTGATCAAGCGCGGCCATCAGCGTATTGCCTGGCTGGGCGGTGACGGTTCTTCATTAACGCGTGCCGAGCGTGTCGGCGGCTACTGCGCAACCTTGCTGAAATACGGTTTGCCTTTCCACAGTGAATGGATAATCGAATGTGAACCCAGCCAGAAGAAGGCGGCCGATGCAATAACTACGCTTTTACAACATAACCCGACCATCACCGCCGTACTTTGTCACAACAGCACCGTAGCGATGGGCGCGTGGTTTGGTTTACTGCGCGCCGGACGGCAAAGCGGTGAAGGAAGCATCGACAGTTATTACGACCAACACGTCGCATTGGCCGCATTCGCCGAGGTGATGGACGATGAGTTGGATGATTTACCGTTAACCTGGGTGTCGACGCCTGCACGTGAAATTGGCCGTAGCGCCGGGCAACGGATCCTGAAACGCGTACAAAACGACAACGAAGAAGTTCGCAGCCAGATAATGCCCGCGAGACTGGTGGTACGGAAAAGTTAG
- the malX gene encoding maltose/glucose-specific PTS transporter subunit IIBC: protein MAANTPQKITLWEFFQNLGKTFMLPVALLSFCGIMLGIGSSLSSHDVVTLLPALGNPVLQLIFVWMSKVGSFAFSFLPIMFCIAIPLGLARENKGVAAFAGFVGYAVMNLAVNFWLTAKGILPTTDAAILKANNIQNILGIQSIDTGILGAVIVGVIVFLLHERFHNVRLPDALAFFGGTRFVPIITTLVMGLVGLVIPLIWPVFAAGINALGNMINSAGVFGPMIFGTGERLLLPFGLHHILVALIRFTEAGGTLDVCGHSVSGALTIFQAQLSCPTSHGFAESATRFLSQGKMPAFLGGLPGAALAMYHCARPENRHKIKGLLISGVIACVIGGTTEPLEFLFLFVAPVLYLIHALLTGLGFTVMAVLGVTIGNTDGNIIDFVVFGILHGLATKWYLVPVVAAIWFTVYYVIFRFAITRFNIKTPGRDVESAVEKAVVGQVGKSGYNVPAILAALGGKDNIVSLDNCITRLRLSVKDMSLVDSAALKNLRAIGVVQLNQHNLQVVIGPQVQSVKDEMAHLMQTAQA from the coding sequence ATGGCGGCTAATACACCACAAAAAATTACGCTTTGGGAGTTTTTTCAAAACCTTGGCAAAACCTTTATGTTGCCCGTGGCGCTGCTGTCGTTCTGCGGCATTATGCTGGGTATCGGCAGTTCGCTGAGCAGCCATGATGTGGTGACGCTGTTACCGGCATTAGGGAATCCCGTTTTACAGCTCATATTTGTCTGGATGAGCAAAGTTGGATCGTTTGCATTTAGCTTCCTGCCAATCATGTTCTGTATCGCCATTCCTTTAGGGCTGGCACGCGAGAACAAAGGTGTCGCTGCGTTTGCTGGTTTTGTTGGTTACGCAGTCATGAACCTGGCGGTAAACTTCTGGCTGACCGCAAAAGGCATTCTCCCGACGACTGACGCCGCTATTCTGAAGGCGAACAACATCCAGAATATCCTCGGTATTCAGTCCATCGATACCGGTATTTTGGGCGCGGTGATTGTCGGGGTGATTGTTTTCCTGCTGCATGAACGTTTCCACAATGTCCGCCTGCCTGATGCGCTGGCGTTCTTTGGCGGTACTCGTTTTGTGCCTATCATCACTACCCTGGTGATGGGGCTGGTGGGTCTGGTGATTCCGCTGATTTGGCCGGTATTTGCTGCGGGTATCAACGCGCTGGGCAATATGATCAACAGTGCTGGCGTATTTGGTCCGATGATCTTCGGGACTGGCGAGCGTTTATTATTGCCGTTTGGTTTGCACCACATTCTGGTGGCTCTGATTCGCTTTACTGAAGCTGGTGGTACGCTGGATGTTTGCGGGCACAGCGTGAGCGGTGCGTTAACTATCTTCCAGGCACAATTGAGCTGCCCGACTTCTCACGGTTTTGCGGAGAGTGCGACTCGCTTCCTGTCTCAGGGTAAAATGCCAGCGTTCCTTGGCGGCTTACCGGGTGCTGCATTGGCCATGTACCACTGTGCTCGCCCTGAAAATCGTCACAAAATTAAAGGCCTGCTGATTTCCGGCGTTATTGCTTGCGTCATCGGCGGTACAACTGAACCTCTGGAATTCCTGTTCCTGTTTGTGGCTCCGGTTCTGTATCTCATCCATGCTCTGCTGACCGGCCTTGGCTTTACTGTAATGGCCGTGTTGGGCGTTACTATCGGTAATACTGACGGTAACATCATCGATTTCGTGGTATTTGGTATTCTGCACGGTCTGGCCACCAAGTGGTACCTGGTGCCGGTTGTGGCTGCGATTTGGTTCACTGTTTACTACGTTATCTTCCGTTTCGCGATTACCCGTTTCAATATCAAAACCCCAGGTCGTGATGTCGAAAGCGCGGTAGAAAAAGCAGTTGTGGGTCAGGTAGGGAAATCCGGTTACAACGTGCCTGCAATCCTTGCAGCGCTGGGCGGAAAAGACAATATTGTCTCACTGGATAACTGCATCACTCGTCTGCGTTTATCAGTGAAAGATATGTCGTTGGTGGACAGTGCCGCACTGAAAAACCTGCGTGCCATTGGCGTGGTGCAGCTTAACCAACATAATCTGCAAGTGGTGATTGGGCCGCAGGTCCAGTCGGTAAAAGATGAAATGGCGCATCTGATGCAAACTGCTCAGGCGTAA
- a CDS encoding MalY/PatB family protein, with product MFDFSTPVDRHGTWCTQWDYVADRFGAADLLPFTISDMDFPTAPVILDALQKRLSHGVLGYSRWKNDEFLGAIAHWYQTRFNSVIDKESVVYGPSVIYMVSQLIRQWSVPGDAVLIHTPAYDAFYKAIEGNQRQVFSAPLHKTDSGWMCDMAALEAQLAKPECKIMLLCSPQNPTGKVWTREELETMATLCERHGVRVISDEIHMDMIWEGHVHTPWCEVGKGQWALFTSGSKSFNIPALTGAYGLINDANERQQYLNVLKGQDGLSSPAILAVVAHIAAYQEGAAWLDELRTYLQGNLHYVADTLNREFAQLNWQPPQSTYLAWIDLRPLGIDDNALQKALIEQQKVAIMPGYTYGEEGKGFVRLNAGCPRVKLEEGVKRLIRAIKSLQ from the coding sequence ATGTTCGATTTTTCCACCCCCGTTGACCGACATGGAACCTGGTGTACCCAGTGGGATTATGTCGCAGACCGTTTCGGCGCCGCCGATCTCCTGCCCTTCACCATTTCTGATATGGATTTCCCGACCGCTCCGGTCATTCTTGATGCATTACAAAAGCGTTTATCTCACGGTGTTTTAGGTTACAGCCGCTGGAAGAATGACGAGTTTCTTGGTGCGATTGCGCATTGGTATCAGACACGTTTTAACAGCGTGATTGATAAAGAGTCAGTGGTTTACGGCCCGTCCGTTATCTATATGGTTTCACAGCTGATTCGCCAGTGGTCAGTTCCAGGTGATGCGGTACTTATTCATACTCCAGCTTATGACGCGTTTTACAAAGCGATTGAAGGGAATCAGCGCCAGGTCTTTAGCGCGCCGTTGCATAAAACGGACAGCGGCTGGATGTGCGATATGGCTGCACTGGAAGCGCAACTGGCTAAACCTGAATGCAAAATCATGCTTTTGTGCAGCCCGCAAAACCCGACCGGGAAGGTCTGGACGCGCGAAGAACTGGAAACCATGGCAACGTTGTGCGAGCGACACGGCGTCAGAGTTATCAGTGATGAAATTCATATGGATATGATCTGGGAAGGCCACGTTCATACACCATGGTGCGAGGTGGGCAAAGGCCAATGGGCGCTGTTCACTTCCGGCTCCAAGAGTTTCAATATCCCGGCATTAACCGGCGCATATGGCCTGATCAACGACGCGAATGAACGCCAGCAGTATCTGAATGTGCTCAAAGGTCAGGATGGGCTGTCATCGCCGGCAATCCTTGCCGTGGTTGCCCATATTGCTGCTTATCAGGAAGGCGCTGCATGGCTGGACGAACTGCGCACTTACCTGCAAGGCAATCTTCATTATGTGGCAGACACGTTGAACCGTGAATTTGCACAACTCAACTGGCAACCACCCCAATCCACCTATCTGGCGTGGATTGATTTACGTCCGTTGGGCATTGATGACAACGCGCTGCAAAAAGCGCTGATTGAGCAGCAAAAAGTCGCCATCATGCCGGGATATACGTACGGTGAGGAAGGAAAAGGCTTTGTGCGCCTGA